The Mycobacterium avium subsp. avium genomic sequence TAATAGCTAGTTCAGCTATCAGCCATCTGAAATTTAGATCGCTAGAGCTAGACAGGCCTGGTCCCGTGCAGCGTGACCGGCCCGGCCCGAAGGGGTTCCAGGACTTGTCATTCCGATCGACGGTCGCTATCTCGCCGGCGCCTGATGCCGCGGCAGGCGCGGCATCACCTTCACCCCGAGTACAACGCCGCTGGGGACCTGAAGGGCCGCCAGCCGATCAGCCGCCGAACACCCCGGTGAGCTGCGCCTGCGCGGTCGCGGCGCCGGCAATGGCCTGCGCGGCCTGCGCACCGGCCAGCCCACCGGGCAGCTGATAGTCGTTGGGCAGCTGATAGAGGGTGAACCGGTAGTGGTGGGTGCCCGTTCCGGCGGGCGGACACGGCCCCTGGTAGCCGGCCTGTCCGGCGGTGTTCGGCAAAGTCGTTGTGCCGGGCGGCGTTTGGCCCGCGGACGTGCTGCCGGAGCCCGGGGCGATGCCGGTCACCACCCAGTGCACGTACGGCCCCGCCGGGGCGTCGGGGTCGTCGACGACCAGGGCCGCACCCGTCGGCGCCGACCACGCCAGCGGCGGTGCGATGCCCTCGCCCTTGCAGGTGTACCGCGGCGGGATCGGGGCGCCGTCGGTGAATGCCGGGCTGGTGATTGTCAACGGCCCGCCGGCCGGGGCGTTCGGCGCCGTGCGGCCCAGGGTGGTCACCCTGGGTGTCGACGGAGTCGTCGTCGGGCCATGACCGTGGCCGCCGCAACCGACCGCGCCCGCCGGCAGCGCCAGCGCGCAGATGATCGTGCCGATCCGGCGAGAGGTGTCCACCAGCGTCGCTTCCATACCGCACAGTCTGACGCGCCGGTGGGCGCCGCGGAAGCATCCCTTCCCGGCCGGGCGATGGCGCCGGGCCACAGCGAAGAGCAACGGTTATGAGGCCGCGCGCTTCTTGACCTCCGCCACCCGCTTGCGCAGGCCTTCGGTGGCGGTGTCCATCAGGCTCTTGGACCCCTTCTTGATGAGGAATCCCGGCACCGGCATCACCAGGTCGACGGTGAGCTCGAAGTGCACGCGCGTGGCGTCGCCTTCGGGCGTCAGGGTGTAGCGACCCTGTTGAGCGCGTTGCTGTTTGGAGCTGACCAGCGTCCAGCCCACACCGTCGTCGTAAATGGTGTACGCGAGTTCCTGTTCGTCGCTGATGCCGACGAGCTTGACCACCTGCCTGGACCTGATGGGGTGGTTCTCCTCGTCGCGCTCGAGCACCTCGACCTTCTGGTGTGCCGGCGACCACTCGGTCAGCGACTCGAGGTCGAACAGCACGTCCAGGATCTCCTCCGGTGTCGCTTCGATGACGACTTCGCGGGAATCGGTGATAGCCATGCCCGGGAGATAGCCGGTGCGGTGCCGCCCGAAACCCGTGGCATCGGCAGCTAGTCGACGGCGACCCGGGCGAGACGGGGGAGCACGGTGTCGCGCCAGCCCGGGCCCATCTGTTCGAAGGCCCGGGCCATGCGGGCGTCGTCAAGGTCAAATCCGCTGTGTTCCAAGAAGACTCGGGTTCCCTCGCCTTCGGCTTCCAGCCGCCAGGTCAATGTCCAGGCCGCGGTGAAGGTGTAGACGAAGCGGCGCGGCGGGTCAACCTCGAGCACCTGGCACGGCTGCTTGCCGTAGCCAGGCATGTCGAGCGTGAATCGATGTCCCACCACCGCGGCGACCTGCCCCTCGGCCCACCACAGTTTCATCAGCTCGGGTTCGGTCAGCATCCGCCACACCTTCGCCGGTGGCGCCGCCACGAATTGGTCCACCCGGATCGTCGCGAACCTGGACGTGTCCGTCATTCCAGCTCCTCTGCTACCTCGGCGAGCCGGCGCAGTCGTGTGCGCCAGAACTTCTCGAATGGATGCAGCCACTCGCCGAGCTCGGCCAGCGGCTCCGCGGTCAGGTGGTAGATGCGCTGGCGGCCGCGCCGCTCGTCGGCCACCAGGTCGGCCTCGCGCAACACCTTGAGGTGCTCGGCGACCGCGGGCCGGCTGAGCTCGAACCGTTCGCTGAGTTCCCCAGCCGAGAGCGGATGGCGGGCGAGGAGCTGCAGCAGTTCGCGGCGCACCGGGTTGGCCAGGGCGAGAAAGACGCGATCGACGCCGGTCACGACCACCAAGATACGTCGGACATTTCCGACATGTAAACTTTTTCCGACACATCGGCCGGGCGCGAACCCGGCGCATCGGCGGGGTGCGGACCCGGCGCGGGCGGCCCTGCTGCGGCTACCTTGCTGGTGTGCATTTCGCGTGGGAACGGCTGACCGGCAGTGTGCATCGCTGCCGGCTCCCGTTCTGCGACGTCACCGTCGGGCTGATCTGCGGCCGCAGCGGAACCCTCCTCGTCGACACCGGAACCACGCTGACCGAAGCGGCCGCGATCGACGCCGACGTCCACCGGCTCGCCCGACGGCCGGTGAGCCATATTGCCTTGACGCACAAGCACTTCGACCACGTGCTAGGTTCGTCGTTGTTCACCGGCGCCGAGGTCTACTGCGCGCCGGAGGTGGTCGAGTATCTCGGGGCGGCGACGGATCAAATCCGCGACGACGCGCTGCGCCATGGCGCCGACGCCGTCGAGGTGGATGCCGCCATCGCGGCCCTGCGGCCCGTGCAGCACGGGATCCGCGACGCCCGGATCGACCTGGGGGACCGCACGGTGACGATCACCCACCTGGGCGCCGGCCATACCGCGTCGGACCTGGCGCTGATCGTGCCCGCGGCGCGCGACGGCGAACCCACGGTGGTGTTCACCGGTGATCTGGTCGAGGAATCCGGCGACCCCGCGATCGACGCCGACTCCGATGTGACGGCCTGGCCGGCCACCCTGGACCGGCTGCTGGCGCTCGGCGGGCCCGGGGCCCGTTACGTGCCCGGGCACGGCAGGGTCGTCGACGCCGCGTTCGTCCGTCGTCAGCGCGACTGGTTGCGCGCCCGCGCGGCCACCCGGTGAACGGCGCCCGCGTTCAATGCCGAAAGGCGTGGCGAAAAGTGTTGTGTCCCAAGGGTTGACGCCAACGACCGACCCGCCGTCGAACCCGACCGCACCGACGGCCGCAAGTACCGGATGCGGCAACAGTTTTGGTTCAACTCCTGCGACTCCTGATTGAACGGCCCTTTCCGGGGATAGACTCGCGGTCAGGGGAATCGTGCCGAGAGGAGCGTAAGACCATGGCGATCATCGACAAAGAGACGCAAGTCCGGCCATCGTTCGACGACGAGGTAGCCGCCACGCAGCGCTACTTCGACGACCCCCGCTTCGCCCGCATCACGCGCCTCTACACCGCTCGGCAGGTGGCCGAGCAGCGCGGCACCATCCGCACCGACTACACCGTGGCACGCGACGCGGCGGCCGCGTTCTACGAGCGGCTGCGCGAGCTGTTCGCCCAGAAGAAGAGCATCACCACCTTCGGCCCGTACTCGCCCGGCCAGGCGGTCACCATGAAGCGGATGGGCATCGAGGGCATCTACCTCGGCGGGTGGGCCACCTCGGCCAAGGGCTCCACCACCGAGGACCCGGGGCCCGACCTCGCCAGCTACCCGCTGAGCCAGGTGCCCGACGACGCCGCGGTGTTGGTGCGCGCGCTGCTCACCGCCGACCGCAACCAGCAGTACCTGCGGCTGCAGATGAGCGAACAGCAGCGCGCCGCCACCAAGGAGTACGACTACCGGCCGTTCATCATCGCCGACGCCGACACCGGCCACGGGGGAGACCCGCACGTGCGGAACCTGATCCGCCGTTTCGTCGAGGTCGGGGTGCCCGGCTACCACATCGAGGACCAGCGGCCCGGCACCAAGAAGTGCGGCCACCAGGGCGGCAAGGTCTTGGTGCCCTCCGACGAGCAGATCAAGCGGCTCAACGCCGCGCGCTTCCAGCTCGACATCATGCGGGTGCCCGGGATCATCGTCGCCCGCACCGACGCCGAGGCCGCCAACCTGCTGGACAGCCGCGCCGACGAGCGCGACCAGCCGTTCCTGCTGGGTGCCACCAACCTCGACATCCCGTCGTACAAGGCGTGCTTCCTGGCGATGGTGCGCCGCTTCTACGAGCTGGGTGTCAAGGACCTCAACGGCCACCTGCTCTACGCGCTGCCGGAGGCGGAGTACGCCGAGGCCACCGCCTGGCTCGAGCGCCAGGGCATCCAGGGCGTGATCTCCGACGCCGTCAACACCTGGCGCGAGAACGGGCAACAGTCCATCGACGACCTGTTCGACCAGGTGGAGTCGCGGTTCGTGGCGGCCTGGGAGGACGACGCCGGGCTGATGACCTACGGCGAGGCCGTCGCCGAGGTGCTGGAGTTCGCCGCGAGCGAGGGCGAGCCGGCCGACATGAGCGCCGACGAGTGGCGGGCCTTCGCGGCGCGCGCCTCGCTCTACTCCGCCAAGGCCAAGGCGAAGGAGCTGGGCTTCGACCCGGGCTGGGACTGCGAGCTGGCCAAGACCCCCGAGGGCTACTACCAGATCCGGGGCGGCATCCCGTACGCCATCGCCAAGTCGCTGGCCGCCGCGCCGTTCGCCGACATCCTGTGGATGGAGACCAAGACCGCCGACCTGGCCGACGCCAAGCAGTTCGCCGACGCCATCCACGCCGAGTTCCCCGACCAGATGCTGGCCTACAACCTGTCGCCGTCCTTCAACTGGGACACCACCGGCATGACCGACGAGCAGATGAAGCAGTTCCCCGAGGAACTCGGCAAGATGGGCTTCGTCTTCAACTTCATCACCTACGGCGGACACCAGATCGACGGCGTGGCCGCCGAGGAGTTCGCCACCTCGCTGCAACAGGACGGCATGCTGGCGCTGGCCCGCTTGCAGCGCAAGATGCGTCTGGTCGAATCCCCTTACCGCACACCGCAAACGCTCGTCGGTGGGCCCCGCAGCGATGCCGCACTGGCCGCCTCGTCGGGCCGCACCGCGACCACCAAGGCGATGGGCGAGGGCTCGACCCAGCATCAGCATCTGGTGCAGACCGAGGTGCCCAAGAAGCTGCTCGAGGAGTGGCTGGCGATGTGGAGCGAGAACTACCACCTCGGCGAGAAGCTCCGCGTGCAGTTGCGGCCCCGCCGGGCGGGTTCGGACGTGCTGGAACTCGGCATCTACGGCGACGGCGACGAGCAACTGGCCAATGTCGTCGTCGACCCGATCAAGGACCGGCACGGCCGCAGCATCCTTCAGGTGCGCGACCAGAACACCTTCGCCGAAAAGCTCCGGCAGAAGCGGCTGATGACGTTGATCCACCTGTGGCTGGTGCACCGCTTCAAGGCCGACGCGGTGATCTACGTGACTCCGACCGAGGACAACCTGTACCAGACCTCGAAGATGAAGTCGCACGGCATCTTCAGCGAGGTGTACCAGGAGGTCGGCGAGATCATCGTCGCCGAGGTGAACCGGCCCCGTATCGCCGAACTGCTGCAGCCCGACCGGGTAGCGCTGCGCAAGCTGATCACCAAAGAGGGTTAGCCGCCGGCCCGGACCGGAGTTTGCACGCCCGCGCCCCCGGGTAAGAAACAGAGGGCGTCGCGGCGCGGCGCCCCTTCGAGATTGGGGTTGCGATGAGATCTGGACCGAGGACGACGATCGCCGTGTTCGGCGGCGCGGCCATGCTCGTGCTGGCGGTCGGCTGCGGCGGCGGCCATAAGGGCGGCCCGAGCACCACCAGCACCACCACCCCGACGACGACGCCGTCGACGAGCGTCGTGCCGTCCACCACACCCGGCGGCGGTGGCACCGTGCCCGGCGGCCCGACCGGTGGCGGCGGCCCCGGCGGCGGTGGCGGCAGCATCCCCGGTGGCCCGACCGGTGGCGGCGGCCCCGGCGGCGGTGGCGGCAGCATCCCCGGTGGCCCGACCGGTGGCGGCGGCCCCGGCGGCGGTGGCGGCAGCATCCCCGGTGTCGGCGGGGGCGGCGGCGGACCGGGCGGCGGCGGCGGTTGCGTGGGCAACGTCTGCGGCGGCTACCCGTGATCGCCCACCGCCGTTGAGTCGGCGCGGTTGACCCCGCGCTTTCTGTAGCTCCCTCGCTTGTTTCGCTAGCCGGTGGGGCCATGTTCATCTGGCCCCACCGGCTGATACCTTTTCGGGTTTTTCTTCCGGCTCGGCGTCGGGCACGGCTATGGTTCGGGGGACTCGACTGCAAGGGGAACCCCATGGGCAAGCTCAGGTTTGGTTACTTCATCGCCCCGTTCCACCGTGCGGGCACCAATCCGACGCTGGCCCTGCAACGCGACCTGGAATTCATCGAGCATCTCGATGCCCTCGGTTTCGACGAGGTCTGGCTGGGCGAACACCACTCGGCGGGCAGCGAAATCATCAGCTCCCCGGAGATCTTCATCGCCGCCGCGGCCGAGCGCGCGAAGCGCATCCGGTTCGGCACCGGCGTCATCTCGCTGTCGTATCACAACCCGCTGTGGGTGGCGGACCGGCTGATGCTGCTGGACCACCTCACGCACGGCCGCATCGTCGGCGGGGTGGGTCCGGGCTCGCTGCCCAGCGACTCGTCCATGATCGGGCTGACTCCCACCGACACCCGCGAGCTGCTGGAGACCAATCTCGACATCGTGGTCCGGCTGTTGGCGGGGGAGACGGTCAGCGCCAAGACGGCCACCCACCAATTGTTCGACGCCAAGTTGCAGCTGGCCCCGTACTCCGACGGTGGCATCCCGCTGGCGGTGGCCGCCGTCGCGTCGCCGACCGGCGCCCGGCTGGCGGGCAAGCACGGCATCGGGCTGCTGTCCATCGGGGCGACGCTGACCGTCGAGGGTTTCAATGCGCTGTCCTACCACTGGGGCATCGTCGAGGAGCGGGCGGCGGCCTTCGGCACCCAGGTCGACCGCACGAATTGGAGCCTGGTCGGTTTGTTTCATCTGGCCGAAACCGAGAAGCAGGCCCGCGAAGAGGTCAAGTTCGGCATCGAGCCGTGGTTCCGGTACTTCCAGAAGGTGGCCGCCTTCCCGCAGATGACGATGCCGGGCGATCAGCTCGACGAGATGATCGACGTCATCAACGAGAACGGGGCGGGCGTGATCGGCACGCCCGAGCGGGCGCGCGAACAGGTGCAGCGGTGCTGGGATCAATCCGGCGGGTTCGGCTGCATGCTGCAGATGGGTCACGAGTGGGCCAACCCGGCCGCGACCAAGCGCTCCGCCGAACTGTTCGCCGCCGAAGTGATGCCGCATTTCCAGGGCCAGGCGCAGCCGACGCTGGACGCGGCCGCGCGCGCCGGCCAGGCCCGCGACAGCCTCGCGCAGTCGCAGTTGGACGCCGTCGCGCACATGACGAAGAAGTATCAAGACGAGGTCGAGTCCAAGTAGCCGCCGGTACACGAATTAGCTTGGGGCTGAACGAGACCGGGTCAGCGCGCCTGGCCGGCTTCCCGCTCGGCGGCCTTCACCAGCCGGCCCGCGAAAAACTTCACCGCGCCGCCCATGGCCGCCCGCATCAGCGGGCCCGTCCCGCGCACGCCCTCGGTGAACGAGCCGGTCCAGCGGATGTCGGTGCCGCCGGCCGGATTCGGCGTGAAGACCACCTCGCCGGTGTAGTCCTTGGCCGGGCTGGGCGGCCCCACCAGCTTGTAGGCGTGACGGCGATCGGGCTCGTACTCCGTGGTCTCCTCCTGAACCAGCACCGGCCACAGGCCGACCTTGCGGATCGCCCCCACCCCGCCCGGCGCGGGATCGCCCTGGCCGGCCCAGCTCGAATGCAGCACGATCGGCTTTGCCCACCGTGACCAATTCGCGCCGTCCGCCACGAGCCGGAACAGGGTCGCGGCGGGCGCGCTGCTGGTGCGGGTGACTTCGAAGGAGAACTTCCGGCCCGGCATGCGTTTCTCCTATGTCAAGCCGCTGCCGTTTGGCAAGGCTGAGTTCGGTGTTGATGGTCGGTGTGGAGGTGGCCGAAGATGATGCGGGCCAGGCGGCGTTTGAGGCAGCGCAGGGCTTCGGGATTGGAGTCACCGGCTGCTAGCCGGTGACGGTAATAGGTCTGTCCGAGGCCCTCGAGGCGGATCTGGGTGATCGCGATGCGGTGCAGGGCGGCGTTGAGTTGTCGGTTGCCCGAGCGGGTCATTCGGACCCGGCCGGCGGTGTTGCCCGACCACACTGGGACAGGCGCTACGCCGGCATGCCGGGCGAAGGCGGCCTCGCTTTTGAATCGGGTCACTCCGGCGGTTTCCCCGACGAGCTTGGCTGCGGTCAGCTCGGCGCACCCGGGCATCGCCAACAACGCAGGGGCAACCGTGCGCACTCGCGAACCGATCCGCTTGGCCAGTGCGTTGATCGCTTCAGTTAGCCGGGTGATGTCGGCGAGCTCATCGCGGGCCAGCTCGGCGACCAGACCGGGAACGGTCGCCAACCAGGCGCCCAACAGGTGACGGTGTTTGCCACGATCCAATGAGGCCGGACCGGGGGCACGTTCGGGATCAAGTTCGTGAACTCGCCAACGCAGCCGATTGATCATCGCAGTCCGTTGTGCCACAAGCACTTCCCGCCGATCCACCAGCAGCTTAAGTTCGCGAGACACTTTGTCATGGGAAGCTACCGGCAGGTCGGGTTCTCGAAGGAATCCCCGCGCAACCGCTAGCGCATCGATCGGATCAGACTTGCCCCGCGTGCGCGCACTGGCCCGGGCCTGGGCCATCAACTTCGGTGGTACCCGCACCACCTGCTGGCCGGCCGTGAGCAGATCACGTTCCAACCGCGCCGACAGATGCCGGCAGTCCTCAATCGCCCACACCACCTGGGCTCCAAAGCGCTCCCGCGCCCACATCACCGCCTCGGCGTGGCCACTCGTCAGCGCTTTGACGGTCTTCTCGCCAAGCTTGCGCCCCACCTCGTCGACAGCAACAAAGGTATGGGTGTGCTTGTGGACATCGGCTCCAACAACAACCATGGTGGTTGCCTCCTTCACTGTGAGGTGACGGTTGGGCCGGTCGGCGGACAAACCTCAGTGGGGGCGGTACCACGCTCCTATCAAGTCACGCCGGCCGGTCCTTCACACCCGGTGCCGACAAAACGCATGAACGCCAACCCGAAGGCGGCAGGCAGGCTATGAGCCAGACACCAGGTGATCAGGATCCAACCACCGCAACCTCCTGCGGCACCTCACCCTGACACTGACGGTAGGCTACCGCCCAACCCGCGCGGCCGGCGGATCGGGTGGATCGCTCGCCCACGAAGACCTGTCCACGAAGATACCGCGCTACCGCCGGAATGAGCGAATACGGCCGTCGCTCTTGCGGTTTGCCCGAACGTCACCGACCCCGGCCGGCCGCATCGCGTGCCTAGACTGCACGGTATGGATGACGCCCTTCGGCGCGACGATGGTGTGCCCGGCCTGCTGCGGATCGAGGACTGCCTGGACGCCGACGGCGGGGTCGCACTGCCGCCCGGCGTCAACCTGATTTCGCTCATCGACCGCAACATCGCCAACGTGGGGGACACCGTCGCGTATCGCTACCTCGACTACAGCGGTTCGGACGACGGCACCGCGCACGAGGTGACCTGGAGCCAGTTCGGTGTCCGGCTGGAAGCCATCGGCGCGCGCATCCAGCAGGTGGCCAGTCGCGGTGAGCGCGTTGCGGTGCTGGCGCCGCAGGGCATCGACTACGTCGCCGGGTTCTACGCGGCGGTCAAGGCGGGCACCATCGCGGTCCCGTTGTTCGCCCCGGAACTGTCCGGGCATACCGAGCGGCTGGACACGGCGCTGCGCGATTCGCAGCCCAGCGTCCTGCTCACCACCACCGTCGCGCGGGATGCGGTCGAGCAGTTCCTGGCCGTCCACCCGCACCTGCACCGGCCGCGGGTGATCGCCATCGACGAGATACCCGACTCGGCCGCCGAGTCGTTCGCGCCGACCGAACTCGGCATGGACGACGTCTCGCATCTGCAGTACACGTCGGGCTCCACCCGGCCACCGGTCGGCGTGGAGATCACCCACCGCGCGGTCGGCACCAACCTGGTGCAGATGATCCTGTCCATCGACCTGCTGGACCGAAACACCCACGGCGTCAGCTGGTTACCGCTCTACCACGACATGGGGTTGTCGATGATCGGCTTCCCCGCGGTGTACGGCGGCCACTCCACGCTGATGTCACCCGCGGCGTTCGTCCGCCGGCCGCAGCGCTGGATCAAGGCCCTGTCCGACGGGTCGCGGCACGGCAACGTCGTCACCGCGGCGCCCAACTTCGCCTACGAGTGGGCCGCGCAGCGCGGGCTGCCCGGCGGCGAGGACATCGACCTGCGCAACGTGGTGATGATCATCGGCTCCGAACCGGTCAGCATGGATGCGATCCGGACGTTCAACAAGGCGTTCGCTCCGTACGGGTTGCCGCGGACGGCGTTCAAGCCGTCCTACGGCATCGCGGAGGCGACGCTGTTCGTGGCGACCATCGCGCCGCGGGCCGAGGCGACGGCGGTGTATTTGGACCGCCGGCAGTTGGGCGCCGGGCATGCGGTGCGGGTGCCGGCCAACGCCCCCGATGCCGTCGCCGCGGTGTCCTGTGGCCAGGTGGCGCGGAGTGAATGGGCGGTGATCGTCGCCGACGGGGCCGAGTTGCCGGACGGCCAGGTGGGCGAAATCTGGTTGCAGGGCAACAACATTGGCCGCGGCTACTGGGGTATGCCGGAGGAGACCCGGCGGGTGTTCGGCGCCACGCTGCGGTCGCGGCTGCCGGACGGCAGCCACGCCGCGGGGGCCGATCCCGACGGCAGCTGGCTGCGCACCGGCGATTTGGGTGTGTATCTCGACGGCGAGCTGTACGTGACGGGCCGGATCGCGGACCTGGTGCGCATCGATGGCCGCAACCACTATCCGCAGGACATCGAGGCCACCGTCGCCGAGGCGTCGCCGATGGTTCGGCGTGGTTATGTGACGGCGTTCTCGGTGCCGGCCGTGGACGATCCCGAAGCGGGCCGGCTGGTCGTGGTCGCCGAGCGCGCCGCGGGCACCAGCCGTCAGGATCCGCGGCCGGCGATCGAGGCCATCCGCGCCGCCGTCGCGCAGCGACACGAGCTGGCCGTCGCCGACGTGCGGTTGCTGCCCGCCGGCGCCATCCCGCGGACCACCAGCGGCAAGCTGGCCCGGCGGGCCTGCCGCGCCCAATACCTCGACGGCAGCCTAGGCGCCCGCTAATCGGGCGGGTCGACGGCAC encodes the following:
- a CDS encoding YbhB/YbcL family Raf kinase inhibitor-like protein — encoded protein: MEATLVDTSRRIGTIICALALPAGAVGCGGHGHGPTTTPSTPRVTTLGRTAPNAPAGGPLTITSPAFTDGAPIPPRYTCKGEGIAPPLAWSAPTGAALVVDDPDAPAGPYVHWVVTGIAPGSGSTSAGQTPPGTTTLPNTAGQAGYQGPCPPAGTGTHHYRFTLYQLPNDYQLPGGLAGAQAAQAIAGAATAQAQLTGVFGG
- a CDS encoding SRPBCC family protein — its product is MAITDSREVVIEATPEEILDVLFDLESLTEWSPAHQKVEVLERDEENHPIRSRQVVKLVGISDEQELAYTIYDDGVGWTLVSSKQQRAQQGRYTLTPEGDATRVHFELTVDLVMPVPGFLIKKGSKSLMDTATEGLRKRVAEVKKRAAS
- a CDS encoding SRPBCC family protein, which produces MTDTSRFATIRVDQFVAAPPAKVWRMLTEPELMKLWWAEGQVAAVVGHRFTLDMPGYGKQPCQVLEVDPPRRFVYTFTAAWTLTWRLEAEGEGTRVFLEHSGFDLDDARMARAFEQMGPGWRDTVLPRLARVAVD
- a CDS encoding metalloregulator ArsR/SmtB family transcription factor, yielding MVVVTGVDRVFLALANPVRRELLQLLARHPLSAGELSERFELSRPAVAEHLKVLREADLVADERRGRQRIYHLTAEPLAELGEWLHPFEKFWRTRLRRLAEVAEELE
- a CDS encoding MBL fold metallo-hydrolase, with amino-acid sequence MHFAWERLTGSVHRCRLPFCDVTVGLICGRSGTLLVDTGTTLTEAAAIDADVHRLARRPVSHIALTHKHFDHVLGSSLFTGAEVYCAPEVVEYLGAATDQIRDDALRHGADAVEVDAAIAALRPVQHGIRDARIDLGDRTVTITHLGAGHTASDLALIVPAARDGEPTVVFTGDLVEESGDPAIDADSDVTAWPATLDRLLALGGPGARYVPGHGRVVDAAFVRRQRDWLRARAATR
- the aceA gene encoding isocitrate lyase ICL2 → MAIIDKETQVRPSFDDEVAATQRYFDDPRFARITRLYTARQVAEQRGTIRTDYTVARDAAAAFYERLRELFAQKKSITTFGPYSPGQAVTMKRMGIEGIYLGGWATSAKGSTTEDPGPDLASYPLSQVPDDAAVLVRALLTADRNQQYLRLQMSEQQRAATKEYDYRPFIIADADTGHGGDPHVRNLIRRFVEVGVPGYHIEDQRPGTKKCGHQGGKVLVPSDEQIKRLNAARFQLDIMRVPGIIVARTDAEAANLLDSRADERDQPFLLGATNLDIPSYKACFLAMVRRFYELGVKDLNGHLLYALPEAEYAEATAWLERQGIQGVISDAVNTWRENGQQSIDDLFDQVESRFVAAWEDDAGLMTYGEAVAEVLEFAASEGEPADMSADEWRAFAARASLYSAKAKAKELGFDPGWDCELAKTPEGYYQIRGGIPYAIAKSLAAAPFADILWMETKTADLADAKQFADAIHAEFPDQMLAYNLSPSFNWDTTGMTDEQMKQFPEELGKMGFVFNFITYGGHQIDGVAAEEFATSLQQDGMLALARLQRKMRLVESPYRTPQTLVGGPRSDAALAASSGRTATTKAMGEGSTQHQHLVQTEVPKKLLEEWLAMWSENYHLGEKLRVQLRPRRAGSDVLELGIYGDGDEQLANVVVDPIKDRHGRSILQVRDQNTFAEKLRQKRLMTLIHLWLVHRFKADAVIYVTPTEDNLYQTSKMKSHGIFSEVYQEVGEIIVAEVNRPRIAELLQPDRVALRKLITKEG
- a CDS encoding LLM class flavin-dependent oxidoreductase, translating into MGKLRFGYFIAPFHRAGTNPTLALQRDLEFIEHLDALGFDEVWLGEHHSAGSEIISSPEIFIAAAAERAKRIRFGTGVISLSYHNPLWVADRLMLLDHLTHGRIVGGVGPGSLPSDSSMIGLTPTDTRELLETNLDIVVRLLAGETVSAKTATHQLFDAKLQLAPYSDGGIPLAVAAVASPTGARLAGKHGIGLLSIGATLTVEGFNALSYHWGIVEERAAAFGTQVDRTNWSLVGLFHLAETEKQAREEVKFGIEPWFRYFQKVAAFPQMTMPGDQLDEMIDVINENGAGVIGTPERAREQVQRCWDQSGGFGCMLQMGHEWANPAATKRSAELFAAEVMPHFQGQAQPTLDAAARAGQARDSLAQSQLDAVAHMTKKYQDEVESK
- a CDS encoding SRPBCC family protein is translated as MPGRKFSFEVTRTSSAPAATLFRLVADGANWSRWAKPIVLHSSWAGQGDPAPGGVGAIRKVGLWPVLVQEETTEYEPDRRHAYKLVGPPSPAKDYTGEVVFTPNPAGGTDIRWTGSFTEGVRGTGPLMRAAMGGAVKFFAGRLVKAAEREAGQAR
- a CDS encoding IS110 family transposase → MKEATTMVVVGADVHKHTHTFVAVDEVGRKLGEKTVKALTSGHAEAVMWARERFGAQVVWAIEDCRHLSARLERDLLTAGQQVVRVPPKLMAQARASARTRGKSDPIDALAVARGFLREPDLPVASHDKVSRELKLLVDRREVLVAQRTAMINRLRWRVHELDPERAPGPASLDRGKHRHLLGAWLATVPGLVAELARDELADITRLTEAINALAKRIGSRVRTVAPALLAMPGCAELTAAKLVGETAGVTRFKSEAAFARHAGVAPVPVWSGNTAGRVRMTRSGNRQLNAALHRIAITQIRLEGLGQTYYRHRLAAGDSNPEALRCLKRRLARIIFGHLHTDHQHRTQPCQTAAA
- a CDS encoding fatty acyl-AMP ligase codes for the protein MDDALRRDDGVPGLLRIEDCLDADGGVALPPGVNLISLIDRNIANVGDTVAYRYLDYSGSDDGTAHEVTWSQFGVRLEAIGARIQQVASRGERVAVLAPQGIDYVAGFYAAVKAGTIAVPLFAPELSGHTERLDTALRDSQPSVLLTTTVARDAVEQFLAVHPHLHRPRVIAIDEIPDSAAESFAPTELGMDDVSHLQYTSGSTRPPVGVEITHRAVGTNLVQMILSIDLLDRNTHGVSWLPLYHDMGLSMIGFPAVYGGHSTLMSPAAFVRRPQRWIKALSDGSRHGNVVTAAPNFAYEWAAQRGLPGGEDIDLRNVVMIIGSEPVSMDAIRTFNKAFAPYGLPRTAFKPSYGIAEATLFVATIAPRAEATAVYLDRRQLGAGHAVRVPANAPDAVAAVSCGQVARSEWAVIVADGAELPDGQVGEIWLQGNNIGRGYWGMPEETRRVFGATLRSRLPDGSHAAGADPDGSWLRTGDLGVYLDGELYVTGRIADLVRIDGRNHYPQDIEATVAEASPMVRRGYVTAFSVPAVDDPEAGRLVVVAERAAGTSRQDPRPAIEAIRAAVAQRHELAVADVRLLPAGAIPRTTSGKLARRACRAQYLDGSLGAR